The Bacteroidia bacterium sequence ACGATAGAGGCAAGTAGCTCCAAGCCAACGAAGCGGTTTAGCGTAGTTGGCTTGGACTACAGCCGATAGCGTGACCCGAACGCCCGTGCAGGTAGTTTTGGACTTAATAAAAAGCTAGTTGGGCGGAGGGGGCCCGCATAAAAAGCATCTAAAAAAATGTCGTTTCCTTCCTGTTGACTTTTTAAATATACCCTAGCTATATTTCAGAATTAAATCAGGCACAAATACTCCAAACCAAGGATGCAAGGAGTCATGGTTTCAGAAAACAAACTTGAATCCAGTCAGGATAAATGAATAGCAAAATTTTGGTTAAGATGCATTGAGTGCTTGAAGAAGGCCTTATAAAGCTCAGGAAATTCTTATAGAATTATCCACCTGCCGCGATCGAGGTGAAGAACTTCCAAACTGAACTCATTGCAAGACACCGGATACACCTTCTTACCCAAATATTCCATCATTTCCTTAAAATCGCCAGGAGGAATATCTCTATTTGCAAGGGTAATATGAGGGTGAAAGACTTCGTGAAAGCGTACATTTGGAAACAAGGATGGAAATTGATTAACAAGAGCTTTGGCAGCAGTATCATACGCATTAATTCCTGAATCAGCTACTATATCCAAATAAATGGTACGAGTATCAAAAGAACCAAGTCCTGAAAAATCAATACTCAAATTAACAGGGGGTTCAAAATTATCTTTAACCACCGAAATCATTTCCTCAACCAATTCCGGTTGTAAGCGAAATGGAGGAATGATAGTAATGTGTGGAGGTGATTTGAGTGCTTGACGACATCCAAATCTACCACCATTTTGATGTTTAATGTTATTTATTTGAACTTTCACATCACCCTGAGGGATTAATGCTACAAAATACAAAGGCAGGCGAGGTTCGAACTCGGTAGAATTTTCCATTAAATGACAATTAAGACAAAACAAAAAAGCCCCATTTCATTGGGTGAAACAGGGCAGAACTATGTTAAACTGAAAATTATTTGCCTAAAGCAACAACGTGCTTAGTCAATTTAGATTTCAAGTTAGAAGCTTTATTTTTGTGGATGATGTTGCGTTTTGCCAATTTATCCAACATGGATTTAACTTTTGGCAAGGCAGCAACAGCTTCCTCTTTATTGGTCAATGAACGCAATGCTTTAACTGCATTACGGGTTGTTTTTGCTTGATAACGATTGCGCAGACGACGAGTCTCACTTGAACGAATCCTTTTTATCGATGATGCGTGATTTGCCATTTCTTCTTAAAAATTGGGGTGCAAAGATATGATTTTTTCTGATTTAGAAATTATTTTTTAATACCAATTGAATCATTTATTGAAGTTGGAGTTTTAGATCCTCCTTTTTCGGAAGCATTTGCTTTACAACAGGCCTTTGGTTCTTCTACTGCTCCACCATTTTTGCAACAAGCTTTACCTTCTTTACATTTAGATGGATCACAATCCGCTTTACCTTGAGGACAAGCTTCCATTTTTCCTTTGCAAGCACCGGAACATGAAGCTTTATCACCTTCACATGCTGCGCTACATGATTCTTTAGTGCCCTTACATTCTCCTGTACAGGCAGTTCCTCCACCGTGGCAGCTTTCCATTTTACCGTGGCAGCTTTCCATTTTGCCATGACAACTTTCCATTTTACCATGGCAAGCTTCTGTTTCACCGCTGCATTTACCTCCATTGATCTTATCGGCATGCAAGGTGGCGATTGTAGGAGCGATAACCAAAGCCACAATAGACATCAATTTAATCAGGATATTCATAGATGGACCACTGGTATCTTTAAAAGGATCACCAACGGTATCTCCAGTTACTGAAGCTTTATGTGGTTCAGATTTTTTGTAGAAAATCTCACCATTGATCTCAACTCCTTTTTCAAATGATTTTTTAGCATTATCCCAAGCACCTCCTGCATTGTTTTGGAACATACCTATCAAAACTCCACTTACGGTTGCACCAGCCAAGAAACCACCAAGAACTTCCGGTCCAAAAGCAAATCCCATGATAAGTGGCATAACGATGGCAATACCACCGGGAATCATCATCTCACGAATAGAAGCTTGGGTTGAAATAGCAACACATTTGTCATATTCAGGTTTTCCTGTACCTTCCATAATTCCTGGAATTTCGCGGAACTGACGACGAACCTCTTCTACCATACTCATGGCAGCACGTCCAACCGCTGCTATTGCAAACGATGAGAACAAGAAAGGAATCATACCACCAACAAACAAACCGGCCAATACATCTGCTTTATAAATATCAATTCCATCAATTCCTGCAATACCTACAAAGGCGGCAAACAATGCCAAGGCAGTCAATGCAGCAGAAGCAATTGCAAAACCTTTACCAGTAGCTGCAGTTGTATTTCCTACGGCATCCAATACATCGGTTTTCTCACGCACTTCCTTAGGCAATTCACTCATTTCTGCGATACCTCCGGCATTATCGGCAATCGGACCAAATGCATCAATTGCCAATTGCATAGCCGTAGTAGCCATCATACCGGCAGCAGCGATAGCAACTCCATATAATCCGGCACATAAATAGGAGCCAAAAATACCTCCGGCCAAAACAATAATTGGCAATGCGGTAGATTCCATCCCAACCGATAAACCTCCAATAATATTGGTTGCAGCACCTGTAGCACTTTGACGAATAATGCTGTTAACCGGACGTTTACCCATTGCTGTGTAATATTCGGTTATAATACTCATTAGGGTACCCACCACCAAACCAACTATGATGGCAGCAAATACTCCATTGGATGTAAATTCAAAACCACGCAGTACCATGGTTTCCGGTAAAATAAATTTAACCAAAAAGTAAGAAGCAACTGCGGTTAATGCAATAGAACCCCAGTTACCTAAATTTAAGGCAGTTTGAACTTTATCCGTAGTGGCAGTACCTTCATCATTTACTCGAACAAAAAGGGTTCCAATCATTGAAAAGATTATACCTGTTCCGGCAATCAGCATAGGTAATAATATCGGCGCCAAACCACCAAAATTGTCATTTGAAATAGTTTCACGACCTAATACCATGGTTGCAAGAACAGTAGCAACATAACTACCAAATAAATCCGCTCCCATTCCGGCAACGTCTCCAACGTTATCTCCAACATTATCTGCAATGGTTGCAGGGTTACGAGGATCATCCTCCGGGATTCCTGCCTCTACTTTTCCCACCAAATCAGCTCCTACGTCAGCGGCTTTGGTATAAATTCCTCCTCCAACACGGGCAAATAAAGCGATGGATTCTGCTCCTAAACTAAAACCGGTTAATACCTCAATGGCTCTTGCCATTTCTTCGCTATCTGCAGTAGCTCCTGGAGCAAAAATAGACACCAAAAGAATAAATAAACCGCCTAATCCAAGTACTGCTAATCCGGCAACACCCATACCCATAACACTACCTCCAGTAAAAGAAACTTGTAAAGCTTTAGATAAAGAAGTACGAGCGGCATTGGCTGTACGAACATTTGCTTTTGTCGCAATGTTCATTCCAATGTATCCGGCAGTAGCGCTAAATACTGCACCTATAACAAATGCAATAGCAATAAACCAATGAGATCTTTCATCAGAATATCCCATTACAGCCAACAAGATGGCGGCAATGGCAACAAAATATCCCAAAACCTTCCACTCAGCACGCAAAAAAGCCATTGCTCCTTCAGCAATGTAAGTGCTAATCTCCTTCATTCGGTCATTGCCAGGATCTTGTTTTGAAACCCAAGCTGATTTTATAAAGGTATAGGCTAAAGCTATCAATCCAAAGACCGGTACCGCGTAAAACAAATTATTCATTTCGTAATTAATTGATTTTTAGGTGTAAAATAAAAAGTAAGCGTTTTTTATTAGGGGGCGCAAAATTAATAACGGAATTGAGATATGCAAGTATCACCCAATAATATCTCTTTACCTTGTTGTAAAACAATGATTTG is a genomic window containing:
- a CDS encoding 2'-5' RNA ligase family protein is translated as MENSTEFEPRLPLYFVALIPQGDVKVQINNIKHQNGGRFGCRQALKSPPHITIIPPFRLQPELVEEMISVVKDNFEPPVNLSIDFSGLGSFDTRTIYLDIVADSGINAYDTAAKALVNQFPSLFPNVRFHEVFHPHITLANRDIPPGDFKEMMEYLGKKVYPVSCNEFSLEVLHLDRGRWIIL
- the rpsT gene encoding 30S ribosomal protein S20, coding for MANHASSIKRIRSSETRRLRNRYQAKTTRNAVKALRSLTNKEEAVAALPKVKSMLDKLAKRNIIHKNKASNLKSKLTKHVVALGK